One segment of Solanum lycopersicum chromosome 1, SLM_r2.1 DNA contains the following:
- the LOC101260088 gene encoding protein FAR1-RELATED SEQUENCE 5, translating into MDNEVIEFDIGLGGGGGSEDGDGDDVLDEGNVANCSLVIDGNVATVRSYSPQGDLDLEPYEGMEFESEEAAKAFYNSYARRVGFSTRVSSSRRSRKDGAIIQRSFVCAKEGFRNLNEKRTKDREIKRPRTVTRVGCKAALSVKIQDSGMWVVSNFVKEHNHELVPPDQVHCLRSHRQISGPAKTLIDTLQAAGMGPRRIMSALIKEYGGISKVGFTEVDCRNYMRNNRQRSMEGDIQLLLDYLKQMNIQNAGFFYAVQGDEDQCSGNVFWADSKARANYNYFGDTITFDTTYRSNRYRLPFAPFTGVNHHGQPVLFGCAFLINESEASFIWLFKTWLAAMSGQPPLSMTTDHDAVIRSAIMQVFPETRHRFCKWHIFKKCQEKLSHVFLEHPNFEADFHKCVNLTESTEEFESCWLSLVDKYELRDHDWLQVIYLDRTQWVQVYLRDAFFAEMSITQRSDSMNSYFDGYVNASTNLNQFFKLYEKAVESRTEKEVKADYDTMSTFPVLKTPSPMEKQASEVYTKKLFMRFQEELVATLTFMANKVEDDGLVTTYQVAKFGDDHSAYYVRFNVLEMKATCSCQMFEFSGLLCRHVLAVFRVTNVLTLPSHYILKRWSRSAKSSVALEDRVADVINYYLESHTVRYNMLRHEAFKFVEEGAETVDSYTVAMAALEEASKKIFLAVKHDGRISIVNGHCRENLTRNGVHANYNSEDEQRSLACPLSEDDMDTKIQELSYQLDCATQKCEVYRANLYSVLKDIDDHKQQLSINVQRIKHSLKDDL; encoded by the exons ATGGATAATGAGGTAATCGAGTTTGATATAGGCTTAGGAGGTGGAGGTGGGAGCGAGGACGGGGATGGAGATGATGTTCTTGACGAGGGGAATGTTGCCAACTGTTCTCTTGTTATTGATGGAAATGTTGCAACAGTTCGAAGTTACTCTCCTCAAGGGGACCTCGACCTTGAACCATATGAGGGCATGGAATTTGAATCTGAGGAGGCTGCCAAGGCGTTTTATAACTCCTACGCACGCCGTGTTGGCTTCAGCACCCGCGTCAGCTCCTCCCGTCGGTCCAGGAAGGATGGAGCCATCATTCAGAGGTCGTTTGTCTGTGCCAAAGAAGGATTCCGCAATTTGAATGAGAAACGTACCAAGGATAGAGAAATTAAGCGACCGCGTACTGTCACCCGGGTTGGCTGCAAGGCCGCTCTCTCTGTCAAGATACAGGACTCTGGTATGTGGGTGGTCTCTAACTTTGTCAAGGAGCACAATCACGAGCTGGTTCCCCCTGATCAGGTCCACTGTCTCCGCTCCCATCGTCAAATTTCTGGTCCTGCCAAAACCCTAATAGATACCTTGCAGGCTGCTGGTATGGGTCCCCGCAGGATTATGTCTGCCCTCATTAAAGAGTATGGTGGTATCAGCAAAGTTGGTTTCACAGAGGTAGATTGTCGTAATTACATGCGGAACAACCGCCAAAGGAGCATGGAAGGAGACATACAGCTCCTCTTAGACTACCTGAAACAAATGAATATCCAGAATGCTGGATTCTTCTATGCAGTTCAGGGTGATGAGGATCAGTGCTCTGGGAATGTCTTCTGGGCTGACTCTAAGGCAAGAGCAAATTATAACTATTTTGGTGATACTATTACATTTGATACAACTTATAGGTCAAATAGGTACCGGTTACCCTTTGCACCCTTTACTGGAGTAAATCATCATGGACAACCTGTTCTCTTTGGATGTGCTTTCCTAATAAATGAATCCGAAGCCTCATTCATATGGCTTTTTAAGACATGGCTTGCAGCTATGTCTGGTCAACCCCCCTTGTCAATGACAACAGACCATGATGCTGTAATTAGGTCTGCCATCATGCAGGTTTTCCCTGAGACCCGTCACCGTTTCTGCAAATGGCACATCTTCAAGAAATGCCAGGAGAAGTTGTCACATGTCTTCCTTGAGCACCCAAATTTTGAAGCAGACTTCCACAAATGTGTCAATTTGACAGAGTCTACTGAGGAATTTGAATCCTGTTGGCTTTCTCTTGTTGACAAGTATGAGCTGAGGGATCATGATTGGCTTCAAGTGATATACTTAGATCGCACACAATGGGTGCAAGTATATCTCCGTGATGCTTTTTTTGCAGAAATGTCCATAACTCAGCGTAGTGATAGCATGAACTCGTATTTTGATGGTTATGTGAATGCGTCAACTAATCTAAATCAGTTCTTCAAATTGTATGAGAAAGCTGTGGAGAGCCGTACTGAAAAAGAAGTCAAAGCTGATTATGATACAATGAGTACATTTCCAGTTTTGAAGACCCCTTCTCCAATGGAGAAGCAAGCATCCGAGGTTTACACGAAAAAGTTATTTATGAGATTTCAGGAGGAGTTGGTTGCCACTCTGACTTTCATGGCGAACAAAGTTGAGGATGATGGACTAGTTACCACTTATCAAGTTGCTAAATTTGGGGATGACCACAGTGCTTACTATGTAAGATTTAATGTTTTAGAAATGAAAGCTACTTGTAGCTGCCAGATGTTTGAGTTCTCAGGACTTCTTTGTCGCCACGTTTTAGCAGTGTTCAGAGTGACAAATGTTCTGACTCTTCCTTCTCATTACATCCTCAAACGATGGAGCCGAAGTGCAAAGAGCAGTGTTGCATTGGAAGACCGCGTTGCTGATGTAATCAATTATTATTTGGAATCACATACTGTTCGATATAATATGCTGAGACATGAAGCATTTAAGTTTGTGGAGGAAGGGGCAGAGACTGTTGATTCTTATACTGTGGCAATGGCTGCTCTGGAGGAGGCTTCAAAGAAGATTTTCCTAGCAGTAAAGCATGATGGGAGGATATCTATAGTAAATGGACATTGTCGAGAAAACTTGACTAGAAATGGGGTCCATGCAAATTACAACAGTGAGGATGAACAAAGAAGTCTCGCATGTCCACTTTCTGAG GATGACATGGATACAAAGATCCAAGAGCTTTCTTATCAACTGGATTGTGCCACTCAGAAATGTGAAGTTTATCGTGCAAATCTTTACTCAGTTTTGAAGGATATAGATGACCATAAGCAACAACTATCAATTAATGTCCAAAGGATTAAGCATAGCTTGAAGGATGACCTCTGA